One stretch of Lachnospiraceae bacterium oral taxon 096 DNA includes these proteins:
- the pepT gene encoding peptidase T, producing MKYTNLLERFLGYVKVNTRSDENSQSIPSTKSQEDFAKNILWPQMEAVGLEDIHYLSNGYIVGTLRANAKAKKKIGFLAHMDTADFNAENIRPQVIENYNGQIISLGDGEYVLDPVEFPNLKKYLGKTLITTDGHTLLGADDKAGIAEIMTAMEYFHQHPEVLHGEIRVGFGPDEEIGTGADHFDVKDFNVDFAYTMDGGPLGELEYETFSAASADITFLGRNVHPGTAKNQMVNAIELAMQFHRQLPEEEKPEHTEGYEGFFHLMEIAGNVEEARSSYIIRDFEDKKFASRKTLVEEIARRMNEELGTERVKVQMRDQYHNMKKVIEKDMCCVDLAKKAMEALNIEPIIQPVRGGTDGSKISFMGIPTPNIFAGGENMHGRYEFACLETMESAIDVIIEIARSLVI from the coding sequence ATGAAGTATACAAATTTATTGGAAAGATTTTTAGGTTATGTCAAAGTCAACACAAGAAGTGATGAAAACAGTCAGAGCATACCAAGTACAAAGAGTCAAGAAGATTTTGCTAAGAATATTTTGTGGCCACAGATGGAAGCTGTAGGGCTAGAGGATATTCACTATTTAAGCAATGGCTATATTGTAGGCACATTGAGGGCGAATGCAAAGGCAAAAAAGAAAATTGGATTTTTGGCCCATATGGACACAGCAGATTTTAATGCAGAAAATATAAGACCTCAGGTTATTGAAAATTATAATGGTCAAATCATTTCTCTTGGTGATGGGGAGTATGTTCTTGATCCAGTAGAATTTCCAAATTTAAAAAAATATTTGGGAAAGACATTGATTACTACGGATGGCCATACTCTGCTCGGTGCAGATGACAAGGCAGGAATTGCAGAAATTATGACGGCAATGGAATATTTCCATCAACATCCAGAGGTTTTGCATGGTGAAATCCGAGTGGGATTTGGACCAGATGAGGAAATTGGAACAGGAGCAGATCACTTTGATGTCAAGGATTTTAATGTCGACTTTGCCTATACAATGGACGGGGGGCCACTTGGAGAACTAGAGTATGAGACATTTTCAGCCGCTAGTGCAGATATTACTTTCCTTGGAAGAAATGTCCATCCAGGAACAGCAAAGAATCAAATGGTCAATGCGATTGAGTTAGCTATGCAATTTCATCGCCAGCTTCCAGAGGAGGAGAAACCAGAACACACCGAGGGCTATGAAGGATTTTTTCATTTGATGGAGATTGCTGGAAATGTCGAAGAGGCAAGGAGTAGCTACATCATTCGAGATTTTGAGGATAAAAAATTTGCGAGTAGAAAGACCTTGGTGGAAGAAATTGCTAGGCGAATGAATGAGGAACTGGGCACAGAGAGAGTGAAAGTTCAGATGAGAGATCAATACCACAACATGAAGAAGGTGATTGAAAAGGATATGTGCTGTGTCGATTTGGCAAAAAAGGCAATGGAAGCACTAAATATTGAGCCGATCATTCAACCCGTGAGAGGAGGAACCGATGGTTCAAAAATTTCATTTATGGGAATTCCAACACCGAATATTTTTGCTGGTGGGGAAAATATGCACGGAAGATATGAGTTTGCCTGTCTA